The window TGGTGTACAAGTAAGCTCGAGGCTAGCAGCTCGAGGCTATACTAACCACCACTAGCATAACAGACACGAATCTGCAGTTGAGCTGCCAGcggtcaagttgcattgtgggtaatgtagccTCCAGAGTTTGACTAAGCCCCCAGGAAGAGCACCAGGCAGTGACATAGGCTGTGTTTGGAATCACTAATGTACTATTCGTTCTAAATATGACGTCAAATTGAGTTTGTAGTGCAATACAACTGCATagtatgtgtattttgtgtttgcaAGAAATGCCCAGATGTATACTAGATTAGCAAGAATTTTTGAGTATGGACATACTCAACTGCCCCAGAATGCATTGCGTCTCCTCAGACTGCACAATggtggagattttgagccaggctaaaagctgttgatatgtcactttatgaagtttcagtattttttcagatgagaaagtaaccattagattcccaatatgtggtcattTTATCCAAAtaggaaaaaaggaaatttgctGTGATGTTTTCGGAGATGTTATGGCGTACGTAATCATTCATCATGCAGTACATACTGATTGGCCAAtccatgtaattacaacttcgAGGTCCGTTACATGATGCAaactggcccaaaaagcatttttcccacacacacaatcattagCAAAGGAGCGACTGTAAAATGGTGAATAAAGAAGGAAGGACTCTAGTGCGCATGTTCTATTGGCCCAAAAATATGGAAGTGTGAGGAAGCCTGCTGAAactttttggcttcatgcaccgctgagcaactttcatagggaTGGACGGACGCCATCTTTGAACGCATTATCCAGTTTTCCTTAATGCATCCATGggtttgacaaggaagaagaacgTGTGGAATAAAAAGGAAGATAACTCTGTGTTTTAACAGTACAATACTAATTCTGTGGAATACCCTTTTAACTGAAGATAATGTTTCTAACTATACAAAACCTGACACCAATAACAAACCTTCAAAATGGATCCATTTACACCAGAGGCTCAGTATTTCaggaacaacaacaataataaaaggaACTTCCCTGCCAAGAGATTCACTGGTTTGTGTTGTCATGTGAAAACCTCCAAAGACAAGACTCCTTTATACTTATTGAATCAACTCAGAAATGCATAATGGACAAATAGAAATAAGGCAGCACCTAATTATTTTAACATCACCAGAGTCTTTAAATCCATTACAGCTTTATTACAGCTATAAAACCaagactgacttcctgtttgttaaTGTGTACGGCCCGTGTCTGCTGACAGAGTGAATTCAGACACAATGAGTGTTCACCAGCAGGACACAGATTCACGTGAGCCGTAGTGAAACACGGTGATGACGTAAACACTCAGACGAGTAAACCGCTGTTATATTTTTACCCGGCCGTGATCTATGACTCGTTAAGGTCACACACTGTAACCTCGCGTGGAGTTGCTTAAGTAAGCGTTTCTGCCGGCTTAAATTATAACACAGTGAGCAACAACAGGGATGGGAAGATATAAATCTCATGATGACGGCAGGTCACAGACAGAGCATGTGATTGTGGTTGAGATTGACGATGTGATTCAAatgcagaaagaggaaaaacagctgAATCTTatcctgtaaagcactttttgGAAAAGTATCTTATCTTAGCAACAtaatatctttttctttttctataaTAAACTGGGAGTAGTTTAATTTTGAGCAGTGGGTTTTAGAGGATGTGAGTACAGTTTTGTGTTACGGGTTTACATCCCTTTTTACGACCTGTGAATTGTTTCTTGTTTTACTTTGCGTTTCAAGCACACTGGGAAGTGAACCTGAATTTGAAAGTGTTTGTGGCGTCGGCTGTCCCTCCGCAAATGTCATGTGATGTTATCACTTTCCCAAGACtgttactgtagttttaaacCAACTGGCCTTGAATTTAAACACTTTTTCCCACTCAGAGAATACAGTTTCCGCACCTCTGATGGGCTGATAGGAATATATGTTAAAGTAATTAGTATCTGATAATGTAAGTTATATGTGCACGGTGTCGAACAGTCGGCAGCTCCTGTGATGAAATAGGAATATTTTAGGcctttcatgtgtgtgtgtgtgtgtgtgttgtgaatttgtttttctactTGTTAGTCTGTCCTGTCCTGCAGAAATTGTCTTGAAAGTCAGGActgttttcatctttaaatgCTCTTTGTGAGCTCCTTCAGTGTGTCAAATATAAGAATTAACCTGTAAATAAATataccttgttttgttttacttgaaaaatgaaagcagcGCAGCATTATTTCACCAGTGGCAGAATGAAAAGACTGAATTCcttatttgatatttaaatgatGTCTAGTATCATAAAAGAGGAAGTAACTTTCAGTGGTgctttatttaatatttaagtaGCTTTTAAAGTAGTATTGTGATTGTTCTTTACTTGATCATCTTCATATTGTTAGACTTAGTTCTGTGTTTTTACTCCTCTACACTCATCTGACAGCTGTGGTTATTGGTTACTTTGtgaattcatattttacatttataagtCTTTCTTGCAAAATGCAAGTAGGATGCTGAATAAACAACTTAGCTTGAATTTCATGAAAAAATCCTAGTGCTTCTCTCACTTTATTCAACAATTTTCtagtgtatttatgtattttaaattatgttgtttgttgatgtggTGTCCTGTATTGTCAGCTGTTTTTTGGCACTGCTTGGTGAAACCAAAGATGATTTTCTACAGTGTGAACAATAAAGTTTCTCCCATTCCTTCAAAATGCTCTATTATTAAGACACTTTCAACACGAGGAAAAGGAGCattttttacaatataaaatTGTATAAAAGTACAAGTTGTACTTCTAAAATGTATGTACTTGATTAAACAAATTCGAGTTCTTTTAGCTGAAACTGATTATTTGTCCATTTTTGTTACTTCTGTGTGGATGATGACGACGCCTCGTAGTGTGAAGATTTTCTGTATTTAGACCTTAATGttaagaaatacaatttacataaaatatgtaaattacaAGAAGTAAAACGgttgaatgaattaatgaattaatgaatgaatacagtataaaaaacacaaataactataatgtttttgttattttaaaatcaggCGCTTTCTGGGGACTTTGTATTTCTTAAATCCTGAGCTGGATAAAAGTTTTGAATAATTTTCCTGCAGTgttcaaaacaaaactgcacatGAAAGTCTGAAAGTTGAACCAAAAGACACACATCAGTGCATGTTgaaccataaaaacacagtaacgTTAAACCTTCAGACTCTGTATACCAACATGCTCTCTGTCCACTAAACGTCACATTTCACCAGACATCATCATGTGCACTAAACTCGTGATTATCATTATTccttccagcagcagcagcagcagcagcagttatgGACAGTCACTAACTGCTGGACCTTTTCTAAAAAATGTTGGACTGCACCTTTAATGGCCCTGGACGCGCCTGCAGCTGGGTTTGTCCAATTAGTGTGTAGGTGGAGCACAAACCGACTGCAGAGCGACAACAGACGGACTGACACACGggtctcttcttttttttgtagttttcagtTCCCGGACGCGGAGAAAAATAGTTTGTGATTAGTTGTTGAAAGTTACAGATACATTACTGTTCAAATCTGATGCTGGTGGAAGAAGATTTCCTAATGATTGAAGTGTCGATACCATCGATGGAGAGGGAAGTGGATGACTCGGGAAAGTCTAAAAAGGTGAGGACGCTctctgtttaatctgtacaactCACCTTTGGCGCAGCGTAAAGACTTTTTATTGCTTCACCATCACGGATATTCGtttgtaatgataataaaactGTGTAGTGTGTAAAAGTGCGGTTGTAAAGGTGAAACTGTGACGCCAGGTGAGCCAGATAACCTGCAGGAAGAGTGACAGTGACATCAGCGCAGgttttctttgatttctttCCAGAGGTGCACGAGGAGCTCAGATAGTGGAACTATCGATATTACAAAGGAGTAatacttgaataaaaataacagtCTTGTATTTGGAGGTAAAAGTAGCAACAACAGCCaatcaaatattaatttagTTAAGGTTAAAGTCCCCATTCAAGCTTTtacttttaaaggtgcagtgtgtagaatttagtggcatctagcggaccGAACTTGGCAggaatggaatataatattcataagtatattaAGATTAGTGTAtaatgttttcattaccttaaaatgagccctttatatctacatagggagcaggacCTCCTCtacagagcccaccatgttgcactgccatgtttctacagaacagacaaaccaaacgctggctctagagagagctTTTCGAGTTTCTCATGAGCTTtgcggccactgtaggttccCCTACAcacctggggggggggggtgcaggtattcagtttgttgcaatctacaacttcaccactagatgccactaaatcctacacactgtaCCTTTAAGTAAATTACAGAAGTATTggcaacaaaatacatttaaagtacATTTAGTATCAAAACTACTATTATTCAGAGCATTTAGAGCCTTAAGTATGATGTAATTTGTTAACAGTAACTATGTGAAGACAATATgacaatattatatataatatgacaataattataTAGAAATTAACTACAACTGCTACAGAAGTGTTGGcaataaattataattatagtATCAAACGGCCCCTGTCAGAGTTATTATATCACTGGATCATTATTATTGATACATTAACACGTAAGGAATAGATGCTTTAATGTTAGAGGTAGAGctaattttaatttctttgtgtACTTTTAGGTAATTTAATCTTTAACAGTGCATCatatgttttgtctgtaaaagtAGtcgagtaaaaagtacaatatttctctgaattgtagtggagtagaaCTATAATGTGGCAGGATATGAAAATAGTAAAGTAAAAGAACCTCAgaactgtatttaaatacagtacttgagtatttaaatagagtactttccaccactgaaaagTAATATATACTTAGTacattaacactgaaaaacaatatGTTTGCTGTGAACATATATGACCTCAGTTATACTCACACACCTCCAGGCATGTTGTTTGAGCTGCAGGAGGAAACCGTGTAGTCTGAAGCAGTGTCGGACGCATTCAGATcttttgcttaagtaaaagatacagagctgcaacgattaatcaattaattgatcgaCAGAatacaactattttgatgatttgatACATGTAACATTGAGaaacaagcaaaaatgcccaaattctctggttccagcttcttaaatgtgaagattttctgtcttcttttgtcctctatgatagtaaactgaatatcttcggTTGTGGACtcttggtcgggacaaaacaagacaatttaagttgcatcttgggctttgggaaactgcaaatcagtattttttcaccattttcttacattttataaacacaAACGTCAAATCGattaatttagaaaaataatcagctccctctgaaatgtggtgacGTTCAAGTACaaagtagaataaaatagaagCACTCAAACTGGTTGTAAGTGCAGCACattagtaaatgtacttatagTTGGTCTGATTCATTTATACACCACTGActtgtttaaattgtttaaacAGTTAACCCTtttttaataaactcaaaaaatcACCACTTAGCAAAGTAGTCCAGCTATCAGATCGTGTCTTTCTATCTAAAAAGTAGCAGAGTAAAAGCAAAAGTCTcacaaagtagaaaaaaatcaagctaagtaaacattttcaaacctgtTCTTCAGTATATGTACTCAGGTGTTGCAAGACCAAAATCTGTAGGACCATTTGATAAAGGAGCTTTGTCTTGTTAGATGTTTTTCTGCAGTTGGACGTAAATGCTGCATAAATCATTTGctgtaaaacattaaactgCAGTACGCTCCGTCTCTCttgatacacaaacacacagaacccAACATCTGGAACCGCAGACTCAGCTGTATCCTGTCTGGAGATTTGTTGAGACGAGGAAACCGGAAAAATGAGCATAAGTGGTTTAATAACTCTGTTTATGTGTTACTTAAGTTTTCCACACTAGTTTATTCTTGTGGCTATAAactcatttacagtaaatacacgGAGCTGGAAAAGTTGTTGGTGTTGAAACAGACCAGTGTGGATCAGACTTGCTGAGAAGGATCACCTTGTTATGAATGTGTAAGGAATCTCATTCACACGTACACATTTTGAAGTTTGGGGAATCTGCTCCGGGTTATCTCCAGTAAAGAGGATGAGTGTGCATGTGCTGAACTGACCTCAGTTACAGGATCGTTCAAGTttattcaagtttatttttgttcCTCTCCTTACAGATTAttcaaaaagcagaaatgaaatataatgaaaagaTAGCGTCCCCGGGGCCAGAATGCAATACATAAAAaccataaattaaaacaaagtaataaaaaacaagCATAACGGACTCGGAGAAGCCGCTGCGACCTTGCGTGCAATTagtcaagtctgtcctaaaacaatagtcaggagcccaaatgaacttTGACACATGTTTTCTTGCAATAATCATccgtcctgttcatactgacctttagaagatcccttcatagtgcacttacaatgtaagtgacgggggaccagtcctccttctgtgcagaaaatgtatttaaaagtttatttgaagataatatgaagcttcagatgcacaaattagtcaaatcaaatagatatctttcaaagttactgtcttttaagtgccaaagtccctctttttgtgaCTGTACTTCTGCTGCAgctaaacaggaaaacacttgTCGAGACACAGTGAGGGACTAAAAAGAccgtaactgtggaagatatccacttaatttgactaactcagacagctgaagcctcattttaACTGCAGATTAAACTTTTGAATTCATTTTTGCTCAACAAAaggactgtgggttttgtctcccatcactttaATCATAACtacatttgaagaggatcttctcatggtcagtatgaacatgaggaatgaaaaaacaaaacatgtgtcaatgtccATACTggcacctgactgctgttttaagacatacttgaGAAATTATGAACCTTTAATCCTATATGTTCAGTAATGAAGGTATAATCCTCCACAAGATGGTAGTCTCATGTTAGTGCGACTCTCAAACCAGCATCCATCACAGAGACGAGGATCCGTCTCAGCACACGTACAGCAGATTTAATATCAGCTGATTTCCTGAGGATGAACTGTGAAGATCTGCAACTCCTCCTGGTGGAGAAATGTCATTGTCGTTGTATCTGCATGCAAACTTCACAggacaaaaccaacaaacatgcagttttaaatgacttttttcattatactaatatttttaaaaatataactgcACTGTGAGAATCTGCAGACTTTTTCCTGCTTTAAGTTGGTCTTAAATCTGTAACATCTTCTCCTGCATTTTTTACAGAAAGGAAATTATTCAGTTTTACAAAAAAGGAAACTATGATAAGATTCAATGTGTTGTTTAAATAGAAATCTATATTAGCTGAAGcttgttagttagttagttagttctctctttaaattaaaattcatctttatcattgtaattaaaaaaagatctgaCCAAACTGGAGAACCATGTCTGAACATGATGATGAAGcaaatactacagtatataataataatttgcatATAATATTTCCATCTGCAGCAACTTGAAACTCAGTTAATCACAGATTGTGAATAAATCTTCTGTTTATCTCTGGttttttgcagcttttcagGGTGGAAGTCTTGTTTAATGGGAGGAAACATTATGTGCTCAGAAGAAACAGTGAATTCCAGACTCTGCACAGAAAAGTATGTACATGCAACCATCCCTGCTACTATTAATACTATTGAATGAATGTTATGGTATgaaatgtgtatgtgcacatataTATTATGCTGTTCAGTTTATATTTGtaacacaaaataaagacaatttaCATGCAGCATTGGGCTTAAAATCACAAGGAAGCTTCACATCGAGCATCTCCAGATGTATTGTGTTTTAGACATGATAAGGATTATTTAAAATTTTGCACAAACTGTTGAGCTATCACCCAAAAATCACCCCCATGTTGTTACTTGACAGTTGAGAAGTGAAAGCTTATTATGTTCTGTAAAACTTTTGTAAACAgatatttatttgaaatattctAGGTTTAGGTTTTTCATGTTTAGGTTTTATTTGCAACTAATTTTAATCCACCTCATTTCTGTTCTCTGATTTCAGCCACTCTATATGTTGTGTGCTACTGTAGTCGCTTCATTACAGTCGATTTGAaggttcatgtttatgttttgatACTTTCAGCTCAGGAAGATCATCCAGACTCCTGATTTCCCGAGTAAAAGGAATCAGCACCTGAGGACCAAACCTCCCGAGCAGAGGAGGCAGGAGCTGGAAGATTATATCCAGGTAACACCCTGATGTGTACACCCAGTACCAGTATGGTGTGAGAAGACTAGATTGGTTGCAAGGCACTTTTTTGTAGAAAAGTAGCTAAAGGGGACGCCACATCTAGCGAGAAAGCCGGCAAGTTAGCAACACTGCTGCCAAGGCAGTGTGTCAAAGATTAGTAGAGATATAGATTATTCATTTTACTAAAATCTTGAGCATATGATGTTCACTGATGTGAAGTATGTTGCTTTGTGTTATGTCACTTGTTCTAAAATTCATTCATAACATCACATTAAGCAGCTTTAACCAATATTCACTTTGTTGTCTGGCCAGGACATCATCTATCAGGACGAAGACGTGCCACAGGTGCTGCTGGATTTCCTCCACCTTAAACACTTTCACACGGTGAACAAGATCAGCAGCGTGGAGTGAGTCCCCCCTCCGGTCCAGACTCCTCTGACTGCACCCAGAGATGCTGGAGATGTTATGCTATAATTAGATCCTCTGTTTTTTTGGATTAGGATCAATGCAGCAACATATTAAAACTGCAGAAACATTTTCTTCACAGTGGAGTAGAGCAGACGCAGTGGCTCCAACCCAAAATATACATAATGATCaaggagtgagagagaaatgtgataTTTAACATTACACCTGTGTGTTTTAATTGACTtcaacaaaatgtttctttttaatgtcgtagatttaaattgttttttgtctccTTACTTAATTGAATATATAAGATAGAAAAACCTTTTATTTGCATGGTGTCCTTGCAGGAAATCTTAAATAGTTTTGTGCTCTAATTTCAGATCTCTTGATGAACTGGACAGTCAGGATTACAGGTGAGATCTTTACTAGTATTTCTAGTTTCTCAGTATTTGTACAGTTCAGTACTGTGTCTACTGGCAGGGATGTACGGTAGTCAGGAGTACTGCGCTCTGTGCAACAACACCATTAATCCACTTATTATACTTAAAGCAGAGTGGCTCCTCATCCACAAGTGACTGATTATGTATCAAACACATCCCTAATTGAAATTTTCTTATTGGTGCAAGTGTGAATCAGCTGTCATGACCATATTTTCACCTGTAGCTAAACCTCACCAACATGTCTCCAGtgctttttcagtttgttttataaTCTGACTTTTCGAGACGGTTTATTCCTTTGCAGTCCTGCAAGTTTCATCCAAACCCAGCTGAAAAACAGAGTATAAAATAGAATAAGTGTAATGGCCGCCCCTCGGCTCAGGAAAGGCTTAAAATATGTGTGCCGCCACCGAGTCTGCTTATCAAGCATCTGGCGCAACCAaatttgaatgtaaatacatgCCGCATTGACACAAATGATAAGTtctatcacttttttttctttttacttcaTGCAATAATGTTAACCTTAATGTGTCCTCAGTTATCAGCAGCCACATCAGCGAGTGCTGGGATTTTTTCATGATCCTTATCTCTCCAACGGCACATCAGGTAGGAAAGAACAGACTGCAAATCTACTCTGAAATGTTTTGACCCACAGAAACAGATGTTGactg is drawn from Thunnus thynnus chromosome 5, fThuThy2.1, whole genome shotgun sequence and contains these coding sequences:
- the snx22 gene encoding sorting nexin-22, producing MLVEEDFLMIEVSIPSMEREVDDSGKSKKLFRVEVLFNGRKHYVLRRNSEFQTLHRKLRKIIQTPDFPSKRNQHLRTKPPEQRRQELEDYIQDIIYQDEDVPQVLLDFLHLKHFHTVNKISSVESLDELDSQDYSYQQPHQRVLGFFHDPYLSNGTSGLPDVVVDGVLQGFYPRDVRVSFTPPTLTEPTSIEG